GGTCGTTATGTTTATAAATCCCTCGCTGAACATGAATTCATATAATGCTCTTGTGACATTGCTCCTGATTGAAAAGACGGAGTTGATTTTGGGTCTTCTTGCATCGAGGTACCTGTTGTCGATCCTGGTATCCACTTCTGCCAGAACCTTTTCAGAAACATCGAGAGGGAGGGGTGTTTCGGCCCTGCTTATGATCTCGAATTCCTCTGGAATTAATTCGCGGCCGCCCGGAGCCTTCTCGGTGGGCTTTACAATACCCGAGACCATTACGACCGATTCCCTGGAAACATCCCTGGCAGCATTGAGTACCGCTTCGGGAGCCTTCTTTTTGACTATCGTAGCCTGGAGAAAACCCGTTCTGTCTCTCAGGATATAAAAGCTCAGACCACCAAGGTCGCGTATTTCATGAACCCAGCCAATGACTTTTGCAGTCTCCGTTTCCGGTGTTACCTCGTTTAAATATTTACGCATATAAATTCTGCATTAAGGTATGTAACTTCAGTTTTATTTTGCTTTTCACATCCCCTCTTTGTCACGTGTTGCAATAATCTTTTAAAAGTGGAGATCCGAAGATTAATTGCGTGAAATTATGTTCAAAAAAATACTGGTTGCACTGGACGGATCGCCGTTTTCTGAAAACGCGCTGCACGTAGCAGTAGATGAGGCAAGGATCCATAATGCCGAACTGCACGCACTCTATGTAGTTCATCATGTCGTGACGCACAATATGATCTATGACAGGGGTGTATCCACCCCGGAAGGAAGTCCAAATGCCTACCACGAAGTAATGGAGGAAGAAGCGAAAAAAGTTCTTTCACACGCTGAAGAGGTGGCATCCGATGAAGAAGTCGGCATTATTACTCATTTCATGATCGGTGATCCAAGGGATTTGATCGTCGGTTTTTCAGAGGAGATTAAGGCGGATCTGATTATTGTAGGTTCTTCCGGGAAGAGCGGTCTCGACAGGTTCTTCCTCGGAAGTGTCAGTTCTTCGGTGGTTGAACATTCTGATATAACGACGATAATTGTCAGAAACTGATTGTTATGGAAAAGGATTTATCCAATCTGCTCAGAGTATTATCATAAATATGCCGGATTTCTCAAATAAAGTTGCAATATCCCTTTTAATATTTTTAAGCCTCTGTTGTCTTGCTGCTCCCTGTCTGGCTGACGACGAACTTGGAGTCTGGGGCGCAATATCTCCCGGAAACATCCTCACCCCGGGTGAGAGTGCCACTGCAGTTTATTCGGTAAGTTATGATTTCGAATCTGATGAAGAGAGCCTCCAGTTGTATACGGATCTGCTCAGCCCGAAATGGAAGTTATCGATATTGATCGATGGCGTATCGCATGACCTTCCGTCATACACCGGCAGATATGTTAGTTTAAGCGGTTTTGAACTCTATTATGACCATTCGTATTCATCTGTGGTTAAAATATCCCTTAACGGAACGGTTCCCGGGGTCTCGTCGACCGGAAACTATACGGTTATCAGGGCGACCTGGTATGATTATACCGGCGATAGAGTCGATGAAGAGACTGTTGAAGCGACTATTGTGAATCCTTCCGATATCGATGGAATTCTTGAAACCCGCAGGAGTGAACTTGCATCGTTAAAGAGCTACATCGATGAAAAGTCCGGGCTTGGTGTTGATACCGGTTCGGCAGAGGAGAAATATGATGACGCATCTGCGGCCATTGAAGAGGCTGAAGATTCGGATTCGGCTGCTGCAAGTATCCTCCTTTCTTCGGCAAAAACGTATATTGATGAGAGTTACTCCCTTACCGATGTTGCATGGGCTGAATTCTCGATCGAACAGGCGGAATCCACGATAGATATTGTTAATGGCATGATCTCGGAATACGAGGATGAAGGTCTCTCCGGTGATTCAAGGGTCTGGGTAATCCGGTCGTATATTGATAATGCGGAAACGCTCCTTGTTCTTGCAAAAGATAAATTCAGCCTTGATGACTATGATTCTGCAAGGGATTATGCAGAGCAGTCCGAATCAAAGGCTGAACAGGGATATGATTATGCAGTCAGCCTGAACAAAGATCTCGATCTGAAGTCGCCCACCTTGGCGGCAACGGCAACTGCGACGTCGACGAAATCGACAAAGTCATCGACATCGTCGGCAACAGCAACGAGCACATCCGGTTCGTCATCAGATCTCGATAAACTGATACCTGATTTCGGGGGAGACAGCGATCTTGGCAGTGTGGATGAAATCATCCATTCTGAAGTGGATTTGGGAAGTGCGATACAGATCCTGTCAATGATTGGAGATGCATTGCTGGATGCATTCGATTATCTAAGCAGTCTGCTTTCCATGGCTTCTGATAACTGACATTAGATCCCATGCAAGTGATTCGGCGGAGTGCCTGGAAGTCATCTTTGTATTGAGCAGCATCGCTCCTTCAATCCGATCTTCTTCCAGATTGTCCTGTACAAGCAGTTCAGAGAGATCTGTGTAGATCCTGACAATTTTATTATAATTGGATAAAGCCAAACCGGAATCATTTTTCGGAAAAGGCGGAGCAAAGGCTATAGTAAAATTTTCAAGCAGGAGGTTCCTGATTCCCCTGCAGGCGATTATCGGAAGAACGGATGTCATGGGAGATCCCGGGCCGATAATTACTGCGTCGGATTCCCTTATTGCCGAAGATGCTTCCTTCGTCAGAACCGGTTCGTTATAGTATTCCAGGTCTATGCTCCCGATAATATCCAGTTCATTTCCGCTGAATCTCTGTCTCAGATTCAGGGGAGATATCGTTTCATCCCCTACTTTGCACCGGAGCCCCATGAAGTTGTCAGTTGCAGGAAGTATTGCGGAACAGATCCCGAATCTCCCGCAGATCTCTTTTGTGACCTGCGTACTTGAGATTCCTTCCGAGAGATATCTTCCCCGGGCAATATGTACCGCTCGTTCCTTGTCTCCGACACCGGTAATTTCATCTTCAAAATATTTCCTGAAGAAGAGGCATGTCGAATATGTATCGCCTTTTATTCCATGCCATTTTGTAGTATTGAGAATCCCGGAGAAGAGGAAGATCAGGTCGTCGATATCAGGAGAGGCAAGTGTCCCTTCCATCCACAGGGCATCGGATGTATTGGCGATGACCGCAATTTCATCGTCGTCAAGAAAATGCCTCATTGAACGGATCAGTTTTAGTGACTCGCTTCCGCCTGAAAGGACGGTAATCATCGGTTATATGTTGGTGATAAAAATAAAATAGGTTTTCAAATTTATTCGACCAGGTTATATCTCTCATCCATCTTCCCGAGCACCTTCAGAGAGTAGACCCTGAGAAAAGTGTTGAAGGGAACGCAGATGATAAGCAGTACCGGGATTGCAATAATCAGGAACAGTATAAGCAATGTAATATTAAGGGGACTCAGGCCGAACACCGCTCCTGAAAATATAAAGAAGGCAAGGAACGGTATGCCGATTAGAAGAAGTACTACAACTGAAATAATGACCAGGATAATTGCAACGATAATCGATATGACAACTCTCATGACAAGGTATACCAGCGACTGCGAGAAGCTGGCTCTTAAAACACCCCAGCATTTTTTCCAGCCTTCGATAACCCCGCAATCGTCTTTGATCATAATGGGAACAACGAAGTCGCTGGTAAAGAGGGCGATTATTGCTACCAGTAACAGTATAAGGAGAAAAATACCGATTGCCGGGATTATCATCAGTACGGAAAGAGCTCCTCCTGCGGCTAGTGCAAATATGAATAATGCAAGAACCGATGCGATAGATGCGAGAATTAATACTATCCAGAAAGCAAAAAGCCTCAGTCCGCGACCGATATTTTCAACGAAAAATTTCTTCAGTGTGAATTCGTTTTCAGAAAGGCACCTGACGAATACAAACTGAAATATGCTTGAAAGAAATGCAAATACGACTGCTATCAGGAGTACTGCCGCGATCAGCAATATTATGATTTCGGGCAGTCCCGGCATTCCTGTAAAGGCCTGTGTGGAGTCGAAGGGTTGCGAATATGTATTTGAGGAGAACGGGAAGTTGATCCCCCCGAAGTACCCTGTAAAAAGGGAGATCACAGCGATTCTCCACCATATGCTCCAGTTGAACGGCCACAACAGGCTTTTCGTTTTTTCTATTGCATCATCAATACCTGAGAATGCATAATAATCCGCCATATGCGAATAGTTTGAGTTTTGCAGATAAATAAGTTATATAGGGATATTTCAGCAGACCCTGGATATGATCTCTCCGGCAAGTTTCGAACTGACATCTTCGTTTTTCATCAGGGTGTCGAGTTTTACTCCGCCTTCGAGTGTTATTGTATCCCTGATGTCCTGGATAAAAAGGTCTGTAAATTCACTGTACAGCTCATATGTTCCTGCAGAATCGGGCGTCATCCCCCAGGCCTCCATAAGCGCCTTCGCAGGTCCGCTCACAGGTTCATTACCTATGAAAGGGCTGACTGCGACTACAAAACTCTCCTTCAGCGCATCTTTTACACCCGAACATTCGAGGATCGGCGAGATGCTCGTTACGGGATTCGAAGGCCCGATTACTACGAGATCGGCATTATTGATGGTATCTATTGTCTCTTTTGTCCCGAAGACCTGGTCGTTTCCGACTCTTACGACCTCTTCGATGTCCAGGTTTCCACGGTGTTTTACCCAGTACTCCTGGAAATGTATCAGTAAATCGCCGGTTTTTATATATGTCGTATATTCAGAGTCGGTCATCGGGAGAATATTGGCTTTGATTCCGAGTCTTTTGCAAAGCTCCCTGGTCGCTCCGGTAAGGGTTATCCCTGAATTAAGCATCCGTGCCCTTGCAATATTTAACGCCCTGTCCCTGTCGCCGAGCGTGAGATAGACATCTTCTCCTAGATCTTTCAGGGTGTCATTTGTTATTGTAGTATCGCCTTTTATGCCCCACCAGGAATCGGTATTCAGGATTCCGGCAAAGAGATACATCACCGTATCGATATCGGGCGAGAGATGGCTCCCGTATATCCACATATCCTCCGCTGTGTTAACAACAACGGAGATATCACTGTCGCTCAGGTGATTTCGAAACCCCCTGATAAGTTTTGGAGTCCCTGTCCCCCCGGAGAGGAATGCAACTTTCATCAGTGAATATTTAAAAGAATTGGTATATAAATGGCATTAATAGCGACCCCGCCCGGATGAGATTTCTTCGATTTCGGGGCAATTGTTCCAATAATTATATCTGATTATATAAATCATTTAAAATGTAGAAAGCGGATGAAGACGATAAAGGATCCTGTTCACGGTTATATCAGCGTAAATGAAAAAATTCTCCCTTTACTTGATTCTCCGCAGGTTCAGAGGCTCAGGCACATCAGGCAGCTCGGCTTTTCGGATATGGTGTATCCCGGAGCAAACCACACACGTTTCGAACATTCCCTCGGGACGATGCACCTTGCCGGAATTCTTGCAAAAAGGCTGAAGCTCGATGATAATGATGTCCTTCTCTCGATGGTTTCAGGGATTTTGCATGATATCGGTCACGGGCCTTTCTCGCATGCAACCGAACCGCTGATCGAGGAGTATATTGGAAGAAGCCATCATGAAGTGGAGCATATGCTCCGTGAGACTGAAATATCCGGGGCCGTCGAAAAGATCGGGCTTGACCCGTCCGAGATCTGCCGGATGATCGAAGGTAAGCATAAGCTGGCCGGGATTATTCATGGCGATCTGGATGTGGACAGGATGGACTACCTGATGAGGGATGCGCATTATACAGGCGTTCCTTACGGTACGGTTGATGCACAGAGGCTTATACAGAGCACGATTCTCTCTGAAAACGGTCTTGCGTTGAAGGACACCGGAATTATTGCAGCCGAGTCGCTTCTTATTGCCAGGACTTTGATGAGGCCTACTATATACTTCCACCATGTCTCGAGGATTGCGGAATCGATGGTCAAAGCGGCGGCAGTCAGGCACCTGGAAGTCACCGGGAGCGACCGGGCAAATGAACTCCTGTCCATGGATGACGGGTCATTCTCTGTCGAGCTCATGAATTCCGAATCCGAAAGCGCTTCAACTCTCATGAAGAGCCTGATGAGGAGATCCCTCTACAAACGATCGATCTATGTCGGTCTGGACCAGATTCGGATGTCGTCAGTCCTGAGAAGCTCAGATTCGATAGACGAGAGAAAAATTGCCACAGAGATCGCGGAGACCGCGGGAGTGAATGAAGATTTCGTCCTGGTGGATATTCCGTCGTTTCCGTCTCCCATGTCGATAGACGTTATGGTCGAGAACAGGAATGATCTGGTCTCGCTCGAAGAGATGTCGCCTTTGCTAAATACTCTCAACGACACGAGAAGAATCCAGTGGAGAATGGGAGTATATACTCTCCCTGAGTATCGCAGGGCAGTGGAGAGTGCGGCGACCGAAATCCTGAATATTAGTAAACCTACTAAGCAGAACAAGCTAAATATATAATGATCCGTTCAACCAGATTTGGAGAGTACACCCCATGAAGAGATATGTAGTAGCAGTAACCGGCGCCAGCGGGATGGCGTACGCAAAGAGGCTTCTTGAAGTTCTTACCGAGAAGGGAGAGGTCCATATCATCATATCGGATATTGCAAAGAAGATAGCGGAATACGAAGGTGTCGATCTCTCGGGTTTTAACGGAGTATACGTCGGAGAGGACGAGATGTTCGCCGATATCGCAAGCGGCTCTTTCCGTTATGAGGGAATGATAATCTGCCCGTGCAGCATGAAGACGCTTGCGGCTGTCAGTTCCGGCTACTCTGAAAATCTGATCACACGTGCAGCTGACGTATGCCTCAAAGAGAGAAGGAAATGCCTCCTGATGCCGAGGGAGATGCCGCTTTCAAGAATTCATCTCAAAAATATGCTGGATGCGGATGAAGCAGGTGCGACGATAATGATGATGGCCCCGGGATTTTATATGAAACCGACAAAGATCGAAGATCTTGTCGATATGGTCGTCGCAAGAGCTCTCGATCACCTGGGAGTCGAACACGATCTGGGATTTCGATGGAGTGGATATGATGCGTGATTTTATAGAATTGATGAGGGAAAAGGATCTTGTAGTCGATGTAGAGGAAGAGGTCTCGTCGGTATACGAAGCGCCTAAAATGGCGGCTGCGACCGATAAGCTTCTCTTCTTCCATAAGCTTGACAAGGTCCACCGCGGTGTGATGAACGTTACTGCATCGAGGAAGGCGATATCGCTTGCCCTCGGGTATGATGAGAAGGATGTCGTAAGGAGCCTTGCGTCGGCAGGCTACGACGGTGTTGTGAATAATGCGGGGCAGCTCAATATGCATCCGCCTGATCTCTTCAGTCTTCCGGTTATGCGCCATTACCCTCTTGATGCAGGCAGGTATCTTACCTCTGCAGTTGTCTTTTCAGAATACGGCGGAATCACGAATGCATCGATTCACAGAATGCTTGTTCTCGACGAAAAAAGACTGGCCGCAAGACTTGTTGAAGGCCGGCATACGTACAATCTCTTAAGAACTTCACTTGAAAACGGCGATCGCCTGCCCGTAGCTATAACCATAGGAACGCATCCGCGGGTTACCTTTGCATCGTGCACCCGTGTTCCGACCGGAAAAGAACTGGGGTATGCCGCTGAATTATCCGGCGGGGAGATGGATGTCTTCGAGTGTGAAAACGGCGTTCATGTTCCCGATGCCGAGATAGTCCTCGAAGGTTATATCACCGTGGATAAAGCTGACGAGGGCCCCTTTGTCGATATTACGGGGACCTACGATCCCGTAAGGCCCGCCCCTGTTATCGAGCTTACAGGTATGCACCTGAAGAACGATCCGATCTTCCACGGGATTCTCCCGGGGGGTAACGAGCATAAGCTCCTGATGGGGATGCCATATGAGCCGAAGATCTATCGTGCCGTCGGAGAGGTGACGACAGTCAGGAATGTATCGCTCACAACAGGCGGCTGTGGGTACCTGCACGGCGTTGTCCAGGTGAGGAAGAATACCCAGGGAGATGCGAAGAATGCGATTATGGCCGCATTTGCCGCACATACCTCGCTGAAGCATGTCGTAATCGTTGACGAGGACATCGATATATACGATATGGAGGATGTCGAGTACGCAATCGCGACCCGTGTCAGGGGTGACCGGGACCTTATGGTTATCGAAGGAGCCAGGGGTTCTTCGCTCGATCCGTGCAGGATCGGTGACGGTACAAATGTAAAAGTCGGAGTCGATGCAACGATGGTTATGGGAGAAGAAAAGAATTTCGTTAGAGCCGGGTGGGATTGATAACACATGCAGCTTGACAGGGAAGATGAAAATATTTTAGCCGGGGAGTACGGCGAGACAAGACAGAAGATGATGGAGATCCTCGTTGCCTTGGGGAAGGTCTTCGGGGCGGAGGAGCTTGTGCCGATAACGAGTGCCCAGATAAGCGGAGCGTCGTATAAGACAATAGGCGAATGGGGACTTGAATGGCTGAGAAATCTTGATGCACGAGTTGCTGTTCTTTCTGTCCTAAATCCGGTCGGAATGCCCCGTGACAACTGGCGCGATATCGGGATCTCAAAGGAGTTTGCAGATAAGCAGCTGGCAGTAATGGATGCATACCGGAAGCTTGGCGTGAAGATGGAGTGCACCTGTACGCCATACTATCTTTATACGAACCTGACGATGCAGGATCATCTTGCATGGTCCGAATCATCTGCGGTCTCTTATGTCAACTCGGTTATCGGCGCGAAGACGAACCGCGAGGGAGGGCCGTCCGCACTTGCAGCGGCAATTATCGGCAAAACTCCCAAGTATGGGCTGCACCTGTTCAAAAACCGTATGCCTCAGGTTACTGTTGAGGTCGAGGATTCGAATGCTCTTCACGCCGGGCATTTCGGTGCTATAGGATATCTTGCAGGGAAGGAGGTTGGAAACAGGATACCGTACTTTACGAATATACGCGCATCGAGAGACCAGCTCAAAGCTCTCGGGGCAGCGATGGCGGCGACCGGCGCAGTCGCGCTGTATCATGTAAAGGGGATAACCCCTGAGGCGAGACTGCCGACATTTGCTCCGGAGCCTTCGGAAAAGATCGTGATAGAGGCATCCGAGATCGAATCGCTGTTTAAGGAAAAGGAGATCGATGCGGTGGCCGTCGGGTGCCCTCACTGCTCGGCTGAAGAGCTTGCAAAAATTTCAGATCTTCTCGCGGGCCGAAAGGTGAAAAAACCTCTCTATATTTTCTCGTCGAAAGGCGTGAAGGATGCAAACGCCGGTATAGTCTCGAAGATTCAAAAGACCGGAGCAAAGGTTATCGAGGATACCTGCATCGTGGTATCTCCTGCGATGGATAAATTCGATACGATAATGGTCGATTCCGGCAAGGCCTTTGCCTATGTCCCGAATATGTGTGGCGCCGAGGCAAGACTGGGAAGCCTTGAAGAGTGCATCGAAGAGGCCGTGAGATAAATAACGGACTTGCAGGAATCCTGTTTAAATGAATCTCCGGATTCTTGTTTTTGCCGGAGTTGGCGAGCTTACATTTTTTTGATAATGATCCCCTTTGCAAAGATATTGTCCGGTGAATATTTTTTGAAGAGCAATTGTTTCAAACCGCCGCTAAATTATAAAGTAAAGTTTAAATAAGCCATGAAAACGGCGAAAAACCCATTTTTTACATCCACACAGATGCCTGAGATTCCACGATCTCCTCCCTGTTCAATATAAACATCGTCTGAAAAAAACAGGGCAATCACGTGCCGTTATATCGATGCAATTCTGGCTTTAATCCCAATATAGTCGATATATTTGGCGTTATTGGGATCCACCCTCAAAATCACTGGTCAAAAGAGCAAAATAAGCTCAAATTGGAGTTTTTTGGGTGACATTCATTTTGCGGAAATAAGTAGGACACTCCGGATGATTAGATTGGGAGTCTGATCAAAGAGCCTTTGAGGATCAAAAGATTGAAAACTGTTTCTCGTTTATACCAGTAAACACGCGCAGAAGAAATCAATAATTGTATGCTTGTGATCTCTCTAAAAAACGTATGAAAACCGATTCCCGTAGATAATGCATCATCAAATAACAATACGATTAAGTTTTTTCTATTGACTTCCGAAGGGATTGTTCAAGAGCATGGTGAAAACTGGTATATAGACTTACATTATATTTTCAACCAGAGGCGGATGAGGAGTGTTGCTCCCCTAAAAACCTTTTATAAATCTGGTTAAATCTCCAGTGTAGAAGGAGCAGGATTCTATGCTCGAATTCACAATCCTTCTTTTTAGGAGTATATATGGATTTATTCCACCGGAATTGCTTATTGTCAGCTTTATTGCGGATTAAAGTTTGCACGCCGGTTGTTAAAATTGAAAAGAGATGAAAAAATGAAAACAGAATCCGGTATGCCGGCCCTTGGCCTGCTATTGGTAGTGGCACTCGCCGGTGCGATCTTCGTTCCGGTCGTTAGCGCTGAATCTGAAAATAATTTAAATGAAAATTTCTCCTCCGGTGGAGACATAGTAGGAATCGATACGCAATTAAAAAGAAGTCCGTATCTTTTAGATGAAGAAGGAGACAGATTAAGTGACACAGAAATCTCGGAAATGATAGAAAAAATGCCGAAAGTAACATATCTGGATGGAATGACTGAGACCGAGAGCAAAAAGATTTCTGAGATCCTAAACCAGTTGCATAAATATAGATCTATCTCAGAAAGTATGGATAAAGCCAATTCATTAAAAACAGTTCAGGTACAGGCAGACGCGGGAGCCCGCATTGATGATTATCACTATAATGGAATCAATGGGAATAATCATCCGGGGTATTTGGAGGTTTCTTCCGACGGAACAGTCTGTCATTATCTCACATCCCATATTGGAAAAAAAATTAGTGGAGTTGATACGTGGATAGAGGTTGGAGTAGCCAAAATATCCTCTGCAATAGTAGGTGGAGATCCATCAAAATATGTAGTTTATACTTATGACAGTACCGCTTATGGAGATGAGAAATATATTGCTCATCGAACATTCACAAGCGGATTTAGGGACTATAATTTTGAGATTTATATTAGCACATCATCGACATCTGAGGGTTATCCATATATACTGTCATGGCAGGGATCGGTAATTAGAACGGGGTATGTACCGTTTTGTTATGGTGATGTGGATGAAAACCATGAGTATTTTGCTTTCGATGGAAATACTTTTAATTCAGTCTCTGAATCATATTTATGTGACTCATACCTTTTTACCAGTTATAATTCCAATACTCTATGGTGGAATGGAAACATCCCCGATTTTACTAAAAAACATTTAACAACTGATTGTTCTGCAGGAACGCCACAATTGGAATATCCTTTTCTTGTCCCGTGGTGGTCTGAGGCTTACCAGGTGAAATCATGGATACCGTAAAAAAATGGATACCTATCCTTATCATAACTTTTTTTGTAGGATTGTTGGCTGGATATTTTCTCCCTGTACAATCCGATCATGGTGAAGAGGCTTTTGTAAATGCAACTCCGGCAAATGCAACAGATCTTACTGCCCTGAATGTGGCGCTCGATGACCCGGAAGTTATCGAATTTTTAGAGAATAAAAGCATTGATTCAATCAAATTCTCCAGAGTAAGTTATGATGAAAAAGATAAGAATTTGATCCAGATTGGATTTCACCTGAGTGACTCGGAAGCTGGCACTTGTTTGTCAAGCCCGAGGATGTATGTTGAAGTAAATAATTCATGTATGATCTATTCGGTATATCAGCCATATCCGTCTTATATACCGGGTTGCAAATCATAATTTTAATCGTCCTCACTGAATGTAAACTGAAATTTATTAAATAGGATTTACTTTTTTTGGAGGGGTACCGGGTGACGAAGTTTTATGGAAGTAACTGAAATTAGATCTTCTGTGAGATTTTTGGATTGATCTGATCTTCAGACAATCGTCAAATTGTAAAGTAAAGCATAAATAGGGGATGAAAACAGCGGGAATTACGATCTTTTACATCCACACAGAAGCCTGAGATTCCACGATCTCCTTCCTCTTCGATATAAACATCGTCTGAAAAAAAGAGGTCATTCTCGTGCCGTTATTTCGATGTGATCCGGGCTTAAATCCTTAAAAAAACGGCAGAACAGCGTTTTTTATAATCATACTCTAAAACGCCGGTCAAAAGGGCAAAATAAGCTCAAATTGCCGGTTTTTTGGACCTTTGTATCACAGTATGATCCCGGAGGATCATATCCCAGGTTTTCTCAAACGGCTTTATGGAAAGGATATAATATGAAAAAGAACACTTTCTTTCTCATTTCACATATGCATGATTTTTGAACAGTGTAAGTATTTACATAGCCAGCAAATCACTCATACTAAATGTTGGCTTAGGAGTCGGTGTTTTTAGAGCGCTTAGATCTAAGGTAGGTTTTGGTGTTGGGGAATCTAATTTACTTAAATCTAGAGTAGGTTTAGGTGTTGACTTTGTTGTAGGAAGTTCCCAATAACATTTTTCGTTTGATTTATAGACTTTTTTATAGGTACCATCTGAATAATATGCATAATAGGAATCATCATCATTATAATAGAATTTACTACCGGGCCTTGATCCTGACCAATCGAGATTTAGCCAATAATCAGTTTTGCCATTTTTTTGTTCGGCATGATAATAAAATGATCTGGCGTCGTTATATCTCTTTTTTATTGAGTTAATAT
Above is a window of Methanolacinia paynteri DNA encoding:
- a CDS encoding universal stress protein — its product is MFKKILVALDGSPFSENALHVAVDEARIHNAELHALYVVHHVVTHNMIYDRGVSTPEGSPNAYHEVMEEEAKKVLSHAEEVASDEEVGIITHFMIGDPRDLIVGFSEEIKADLIIVGSSGKSGLDRFFLGSVSSSVVEHSDITTIIVRN
- a CDS encoding 2-phospho-L-lactate transferase CofD family protein gives rise to the protein MITVLSGGSESLKLIRSMRHFLDDDEIAVIANTSDALWMEGTLASPDIDDLIFLFSGILNTTKWHGIKGDTYSTCLFFRKYFEDEITGVGDKERAVHIARGRYLSEGISSTQVTKEICGRFGICSAILPATDNFMGLRCKVGDETISPLNLRQRFSGNELDIIGSIDLEYYNEPVLTKEASSAIRESDAVIIGPGSPMTSVLPIIACRGIRNLLLENFTIAFAPPFPKNDSGLALSNYNKIVRIYTDLSELLVQDNLEEDRIEGAMLLNTKMTSRHSAESLAWDLMSVIRSHGKQTA
- a CDS encoding DUF7544 domain-containing protein; translated protein: MADYYAFSGIDDAIEKTKSLLWPFNWSIWWRIAVISLFTGYFGGINFPFSSNTYSQPFDSTQAFTGMPGLPEIIILLIAAVLLIAVVFAFLSSIFQFVFVRCLSENEFTLKKFFVENIGRGLRLFAFWIVLILASIASVLALFIFALAAGGALSVLMIIPAIGIFLLILLLVAIIALFTSDFVVPIMIKDDCGVIEGWKKCWGVLRASFSQSLVYLVMRVVISIIVAIILVIISVVVLLLIGIPFLAFFIFSGAVFGLSPLNITLLILFLIIAIPVLLIICVPFNTFLRVYSLKVLGKMDERYNLVE
- the cofD gene encoding 2-phospho-L-lactate transferase yields the protein MKVAFLSGGTGTPKLIRGFRNHLSDSDISVVVNTAEDMWIYGSHLSPDIDTVMYLFAGILNTDSWWGIKGDTTITNDTLKDLGEDVYLTLGDRDRALNIARARMLNSGITLTGATRELCKRLGIKANILPMTDSEYTTYIKTGDLLIHFQEYWVKHRGNLDIEEVVRVGNDQVFGTKETIDTINNADLVVIGPSNPVTSISPILECSGVKDALKESFVVAVSPFIGNEPVSGPAKALMEAWGMTPDSAGTYELYSEFTDLFIQDIRDTITLEGGVKLDTLMKNEDVSSKLAGEIISRVC
- a CDS encoding HD domain-containing protein, whose translation is MKTIKDPVHGYISVNEKILPLLDSPQVQRLRHIRQLGFSDMVYPGANHTRFEHSLGTMHLAGILAKRLKLDDNDVLLSMVSGILHDIGHGPFSHATEPLIEEYIGRSHHEVEHMLRETEISGAVEKIGLDPSEICRMIEGKHKLAGIIHGDLDVDRMDYLMRDAHYTGVPYGTVDAQRLIQSTILSENGLALKDTGIIAAESLLIARTLMRPTIYFHHVSRIAESMVKAAAVRHLEVTGSDRANELLSMDDGSFSVELMNSESESASTLMKSLMRRSLYKRSIYVGLDQIRMSSVLRSSDSIDERKIATEIAETAGVNEDFVLVDIPSFPSPMSIDVMVENRNDLVSLEEMSPLLNTLNDTRRIQWRMGVYTLPEYRRAVESAATEILNISKPTKQNKLNI
- a CDS encoding UbiX family flavin prenyltransferase, with translation MKRYVVAVTGASGMAYAKRLLEVLTEKGEVHIIISDIAKKIAEYEGVDLSGFNGVYVGEDEMFADIASGSFRYEGMIICPCSMKTLAAVSSGYSENLITRAADVCLKERRKCLLMPREMPLSRIHLKNMLDADEAGATIMMMAPGFYMKPTKIEDLVDMVVARALDHLGVEHDLGFRWSGYDA
- a CDS encoding UbiD family decarboxylase — translated: MRDFIELMREKDLVVDVEEEVSSVYEAPKMAAATDKLLFFHKLDKVHRGVMNVTASRKAISLALGYDEKDVVRSLASAGYDGVVNNAGQLNMHPPDLFSLPVMRHYPLDAGRYLTSAVVFSEYGGITNASIHRMLVLDEKRLAARLVEGRHTYNLLRTSLENGDRLPVAITIGTHPRVTFASCTRVPTGKELGYAAELSGGEMDVFECENGVHVPDAEIVLEGYITVDKADEGPFVDITGTYDPVRPAPVIELTGMHLKNDPIFHGILPGGNEHKLLMGMPYEPKIYRAVGEVTTVRNVSLTTGGCGYLHGVVQVRKNTQGDAKNAIMAAFAAHTSLKHVVIVDEDIDIYDMEDVEYAIATRVRGDRDLMVIEGARGSSLDPCRIGDGTNVKVGVDATMVMGEEKNFVRAGWD
- a CDS encoding aconitase X — translated: MQLDREDENILAGEYGETRQKMMEILVALGKVFGAEELVPITSAQISGASYKTIGEWGLEWLRNLDARVAVLSVLNPVGMPRDNWRDIGISKEFADKQLAVMDAYRKLGVKMECTCTPYYLYTNLTMQDHLAWSESSAVSYVNSVIGAKTNREGGPSALAAAIIGKTPKYGLHLFKNRMPQVTVEVEDSNALHAGHFGAIGYLAGKEVGNRIPYFTNIRASRDQLKALGAAMAATGAVALYHVKGITPEARLPTFAPEPSEKIVIEASEIESLFKEKEIDAVAVGCPHCSAEELAKISDLLAGRKVKKPLYIFSSKGVKDANAGIVSKIQKTGAKVIEDTCIVVSPAMDKFDTIMVDSGKAFAYVPNMCGAEARLGSLEECIEEAVR